Proteins encoded within one genomic window of Anopheles gambiae chromosome 3, idAnoGambNW_F1_1, whole genome shotgun sequence:
- the LOC1275416 gene encoding serine/threonine-protein phosphatase 6 regulatory ankyrin repeat subunit B isoform X4, translating to MSSNFGKRFQNVQSKYAKFNPIKAAVISQAEQAERASTDGSSPRTPTRSPTELTAGSFSAAFATNATEKGKIPLLLAVEAGNQSMCRELLSSQTADQLKATTTNGDTALHLAARRKDVEMARILIDYGANVDVQNGEGQTALHIAAAEGDEAMVKYFYTVRASAAITDFQDRTPMHLAAENGHASIIEILVDKYRASIYERTKDGSTLMHIASLNGHAECATTLFRKGVYLHMPNKGGARSIHTAAKYGHVGIISTLLNKGEKVDVPTNDHYTALHIAVQSAKPAVVETLLGFGAEVHVRGGRLRETPLHIAARVKDGDRCALMLLKSGAGANKTTDDGQTPVHVAAKNGNVLTLDLLLEDNGDPLIKSNVGETPLHLGARNCHPQIVKHLIDFVLMKHGKEVLRNYLNFTNEDGATALHYACQVVKEEVKKPNGDRDIVRMLLESGADVALSTKSTQETCFHAVAVAGNNDVLTEMISHMSATDIQKAMNRQSSVGWTPLLIACNRGHMDLVNNLLANHARVDVFDNEGRSALHLAAEHGYLQVCDALITNKAFINSKSRVGRTALHLAAMNGYSELVKFLIRDHNAVVDILTLRKQTPLHLAAASGQMNVCKLLLELGANIDATDDVGQKPIHVAAQNNYSEVAKLFLQQHPNLVMATSKDGNTCAHIAAMQGSVKVIEELMKFDRNGVISTRNKLTDSTPLQLAAEGGHADVVKVLVRAGASCTDENKSGFTAVHLAAKNGHGQVLEVMRSTNSLRVSSKKLGLTPLHVAAYYGQADTVRELLINVPATVKSDSPSGTSLVPELGNESGLTPLHLAAYSGNENVVRLLLNSAGVQVDAATTENGYNPLHLACFGGHVPIVGLLLSRSAELLHSVDRHGKTGLHIAAMHGHYQMVEVLLGQGSEINATDKNGWTPLHCTAKAGHLDVVKLLVEAGGSPKSETNYGCAPIWFAASEGHNDVLKYLMHKEHDTYALMEDKRFVYNLMIVSKNHNNKPIEEFVLVSPAPVDTAAKLSNIFMVLSTKEKERAKDLIAAGKQCETMATELLALAAGADSAGRILTATDRRNMEFLDVLIENEQKEVIAHTVVQRYLQELWRGTLNWTAWRIMLLFVGFIVCPPVWIIFTLPLGHNFYKVPIIKFMSYLTSHIYLMIHLMIVGITPIYPVVRPSLLPYWYEWGLLVWLSGLLLFELTNPSDKSGLGSIKVLVLLFGIIGVGVHVSGMLYVNKTYWPTLMYCRNQFFALSFLLACVQILDFLSFHHLFGPWAIIIGDLLKDLARFLAVLAIFVFGFSMHIVALNQSFHNFSVDEIRRLPRTVASAAYFSDVRMNPILSFELLFFAVFGQTTTDQTQIDKMTPNTTRTQPYWTEYLFKIVFGIYMLVSVVVLINLLIAMMSDTYQRIQAQSDIEWKYGLSKLIRNMHRTSTAPSPMNLVTTWFVWIVEKVRARIVKKKRPSLVQMMNLHRGQQSPRTKAGAKWLSKVKKGQVAPKDSTALSVMHLSPLGSQVSFTTVNTTRIENVADWEAISKKYRALVGHDSEDGGSMKDSEGDNHSTNNGPGGGGGGNDQMGNNVNANKV from the exons ATGTCGTCCAACTTTGGCAAGCGCTTCCAGAATGTGCAGTCGAAGTACGCCAAGTTTAACCCGATCAAGGCGGCCGTCATTAGCCAGGCGGAGCAGGCGGAGCGGGCCTCGACCGACGGCAGCTCGCCCCGCACACCGACCAGATCGCCGACCGAACTGACCGCCGGCTCGTTCTCCGCCGCGTTCGCGACCAACGCAACCGAG AAAGGCAAGATCCCGCTCCTGCTCGCCGTCGAGGCGGGCAACCAGTCGATGTGCCGGGAGTTGCTCTCGTCCCAGACGGCGGACCAGCTGAAG GCCACCACTACCAATGGCGACACGGCACTGCATTTGGCCGCGCGGCGGAAGGACGTCGAGATGGCCCGCATCCTCATCGACTACGGGGCGAATGTGGACGTGCAGAATGGCGAGGGCCAGACGGCGCTCCACATTGCGGCGGCCGAGGGCGATGAGGCGATGGTGAAGTACTTCTACACCGTGCGAGCCTCGGCAGCGATCACTGATTTTCAAG ATCGTACACCGATGCATCTGGCAGCTGAAAATGGACATGCGTCAATCATTGAAATACTGGTCGACAAGTATCGGGCCAGCATCTACGAACGAACCAAGGACGGCAGCACACTGATGCATATCGCCTCACTGAACGGTCATGCCGAGTGTGCGACGACGTTGTTTCGCAAGGGTGTCTATCTTCATATGCCAAACAAGGGAGGTGCACGGAGTATCCACACCGCGGCCAAGTACGGCCACGTGGGTATTATCAGTACGCTGCTGAACAAGGGCGAAAAGGTGGACGTCCCAACGAAT GATCACTACACTGCCTTACACATTGCTGTTCAATCGGCCAAACCGGCCGTGGTGGAGACGCTGCTCGGCTTCGGTGCCGAGGTGCACGTCCGCGGCGGCCGGTTACGGGAGACGCCGCTGCACATAGCGGCCCGGGTGAAGGACGGCGACCGGTGCGCGCTGATGCTGCTAAAGTCTGGTGCAGGTGCCAACAAAACGACCGACGACGGTCAAACGCCGGTCCACGTGGCGGCGAAGAACGGAAACGTGCTAACGCTCGACCTGCTGCTGGAAGACAATGGCGATCCGCTGATCAAATCGAAT GTTGGTGAAACGCCCCTTCATCTCGGTGCACGCAACTGCCACCCGCAGATAGTGAAGCATCTGATCGACTTTGTGCTGATGAAGCACGGGAAGGAGGTGCTGCGGAACTATCTCAACTTCACCAATGAGGACGGTGCGACGGCCCTCCACTACGCCTGCCAGGTCGTGAAGGAGGAGGTGAAAAAGCCGAACGGCGACCGGGACATCGTGCGGATGCTGCTGGAGAGCGGTGCGGACGTGGCGCTCAGCACCAAGTCGACGCAGGAAACGTGCTTCCATGCGGTGGCCGTCGCCGGCAACAACGATGTGCTGACCGAGATGATCAGCCACATGTCGGCGACGGACATCCAGAAGGCGATGAACCGGCAGTCGTCGGTCGGGTGGACCCCGCTGCTGATCGCGTGCAACCGGGGGCACATGGATCTGGTGAACAATCTGCTCGCGAACCACGCACGCGTGGACGTGTTCGATAATGAGGGCCGGTCGGCCCTACATCTAGCCGCCGAGCACGGCTACCTGCAGGTGTGCGATGCGCTCATCACGAACAAAGCGTTCATCAACTCGAAGTCACGAGTCGGGCGAACGGCGCTACATCTCGCAGCAATGAACGGGTACTCGGAGCTGGTGAAGTTCCTGATCCGCGACCACAACGCGGTGGTCGACATCCTGACGCTGCGGAAGCAGACGCCGCTCCATCTCGCGGCGGCCAGTGGACAGATGAACGTGtgcaagctgctgctggaactCGGTGCCAACATCGACGCGACCGACGACGTCGGCCAGAAGCCGATCCACGTGGCGGCCCAGAACAACTACTCCGAAGTGGCCAAGCTgttcctgcagcagcacccgAACCTGGTGATGGCGACGAGCAAGGACGGCAATACCTGCGCGCACATCGCCGCGATGCAGGGCTCCGTCAAGGTGATCGAGGAGCTGATGAAGTTCGACCGGAACGGCGTGATCTCGACGCGCAACAAGCTGACCGACTCGACGCCGCTGCAGCTGGCGGCCGAGGGCGGCCATGCGGACGTGGTGAAGGTGCTGGTACGGGCCGGCGCGTCCTGCACGGACGAGAACAAGTCCGGCTTTACCGCGGTGCACCTGGCGGCGAAGAACGGGCACGGCCAGGTGCTGGAGGTCATGCGCAGCACTAATTCGCTAAGGGTGTCCAGTAAAAAATTGGGTTTAACGCCACTGCATGTGGCCGCGTACTACGGGCAAGCAGACACGGTGCGTGAGCTGCTGATCAATGTACCTGCGACGGTTAAATCCGATTCTCCATCTGGCACATCATTAGTACCTGAATTAGGGAACGAGTCCGGGTTGACGCCGCTCCATCTGGCGGCGTACTCCGGCAACGAGAACGTCGTCCGGCTGCTGCTCAACTCGGCCGGCGTTCAGGTCGATGCTGCAACGACAGAAAAC GGTTACAATCCACTGCATTTAGCGTGTTTCGGCGGGCACGTCCCGATCGTGGGGCTGCTGCTCAGCCGTTCGGCCGAACTTCTGCACAGTGTGGACCGGCACGGCAAGACCGGCCTGCACATCGCAGCTATGCACGGTCACTACCAGATGGTGGAGGTCCTGCTCGGCCAGGGTTCGGAGATTAACGCGACGGACAAGAATGGCTGGACGCCGCTGCACTGCACTGCCAAGGCGGGCCACCTGGATGTCGTGAAGCTGCTGGTGGAGGCCGGCGGATCACCGAAGTCGGAGACGAACTACGGCTGCGCGCCGATCTGGTTCGCCGCCTCCGAAGGTCACAACGATGTGCTGAAGTACCTGATGCACAAGGAGCACGACACGTACGCGCTGATGGAGGACAAGCGCTTCGTGTACAATCTGATGATCGTGTCGAagaaccacaacaacaaaccgaTCGAAGAGTTTGTGCTGGTGTCCCCGGCGCCCGTCGACACGGCGGCGAAGCTGTCGAACATCTTTATGGTGCTCTCAACCAAG GAAAAGGAACGCGCGAAGGATCTGATCGCGGCCGGTAAGCAGTGTGAAACGATGGCTACCGAGCTGCTGGCGCTGGCCGCCGGTGCAGACTCGGCAGGTCGTATTCTCACGGCTACCGACCGGCGCAACATGGAGTTCCTGGACGTGCTGATCGAGAACGAGCAGAAGGAGGTGATCGCCCACACGGTGGTGCAGCGCTATCTGCAG GAGCTCTGGCGAGGCACGCTCAACTGGACGGCGTGGCGCATCATGCTGCTGTTCGTAGGCTTCATCGTCTGTCCGCCGGTGTGGATCATCTTTACTCTGCCGCTCGGGCACAACTTCTACAAGGTGCCGATCATCAAGTTCATGTCCTATCTCACCTCCCACATCTACCTGATGATACACCTGATGATCGTCGGCATCACACCGATCTATCCGGTGGTGCGGCCGAGCCTGCTGCCCTACTGGTACGAGTGGGGCCTGCTGGTGTGGCTGagcgggctgctgctgttcgagcTGACCAACCCGAGCGACAAGTCCGGTCTGGGTAGTATCAAAGTATTAGTGTTACTGTTCGGTATTATAGGTGTGGGCGTGCACGTGTCCGGCATGCTGTACGTGAACAAAACCTACTGGCCAACGCTGATGTACTGCCGGAATCAGTTTTTCGCCCTCTCGTTTCTGCTCGCCTGCGTGCAGATACTGGACTTTCTCTCCTTTCACCATCTGTTCGGCCCGTGGGCCATCATTATCGGCGATCTGCTGAAGGATCTTGCCCGGTTTCTTGCCGTGCTGGCGATCTTCGTGTTCGGCTTTTCGATGCATATCGTCGCGCTGAATCAATCATTTCACAATTTCAGCGTCGACGAAATACGGCGGCTGCCCCGCACGGTCGCGTCGGCTGCGTACTTCAGCGACG TGCGCATGAATCCCATACTGTCATTTGAGCTGCTCTTTTTCGCTGTATTTGGTCAAACTACCACCGATCAAACACAAATTGATAAAATGACACCGAATACGACCCGAACGCAACCCTATTGGACTGAGTACTtgtttaaaattgtatttgGCATTTACATGTTGGTATCAGTTGTTGTACTTATCAATCTGCTCATTGCTATGATGTCTGATACGTATCAgagaattcag GCACAATCGGACATTGAGTGGAAGTACGGTCTGTCCAAACTGATCCGCAACATGCATCGAACGTCGACGGCACCGTCGCCCATGAATCTCGTCACCACCTGGTTCGTGTGGATCGTGGAGAAAGTGCGG GCACGTATAGTGAAGAAGAAACGACCGTCGCTGGTGCAGATGATGAATCTACACCGTGGGCAGCAGAGTCCACGCACCAAAGCCGGCGCCAAATGGTTGTCGAAAGTGAAGAAAGGTCAGGTGGCTCCTAAAG ACTCGACAGCGCTTTCCGTTATGCATCTGTCTCCTCTTGGCTCGCAAGTCAGTTTCACCACTGTCAATACGACCCGAATCGAGAACGTTGCCGACTGGGAAGCGATCTCGAAGAAGTACCGCGCACTGGTCGGCCACGACTCGGAGGACGGCGGCTCGATGAAGGACTCCGAGGGCGATAACCACTCAACCAACAATGGgcccggcggtggcggcggcggcaacgATCAGATGGGTAACAATGTGAACGCCAACAAGGTGTAA
- the LOC3291753 gene encoding probable chitinase 10 isoform X3 produces MNRNAFVCIILSLPLLVKLSSAQSKKFVCSYSPTKATQIGYQPDYIPLEICPYVIFKAFSFPTIVGRQMLFNDNDKIAFSSVVSSVRKRSNTARVVASIDGSARDYTRASSATVRRKAFAQAAVTLLLELDADGIELNWKEPGSTHAGRGSSNDRITMVQLLQDLQQAVKAASKSRNRNRELWFRGSLHSNVMEEAYNMFDLCELVDHVTLDPSTTDSLENSHAPLYDRPSMLKTGNGYNTTTQYWIDEGCTAKKLLLGIGLHGISRVYSPSLVRYVRGRINLLDHVGTHLEQRELCKTIRAAGWTYGWDEYGAMPYVTRALPDAKAERISYEDLNSLRLKMDMVEQKRFGGIYIDYVHSDDIYGSCGQPYSLTAYLSSRIRSIPSEIGFAIEWN; encoded by the exons ATGAATAGAAACGCTTTCGTTTGCATTATTCTTTCTTTGCCATTGTTAGTGAAGCTGTCCAGTGCACAGAGTAAGAAGTTTGTATGCAGCTACTCTCCAACAAAAGCTACCCAGATCGGTTACCAACCTGATTACATTCCGTTGGAGATTTGTCCGTATGTGATCTTCAAAGCGTTCAGCTTCCCAACCATCGTTGGGCGGCAGATGCTGTTCAAT GATAACGATAAGATAGCATTTAGCAGTGTGGTTTCAAGTGTAAGAAAACGTTCCAATACAGCTCGCGTCGTGGCATCCATTGATGGATCCGCTCGAGACTATACCAGAGCATCCAGCGCGACCGTGCGCAGAAAAGCATTCGCACAAGCCGCGGTCACGTTGCTGCTCGAACTGGATGCAGATGGGATTGAGCTGAACTGGAAGGAACCAGGCAGTACTCATGCAGGACGTGGTAGTTCAAATGATCGCATCACGATGGTGCAACTTCTGCAAGATCTTCAACAGGCGGTGAAGGCAGCGAGCAAAAGCAGAAATCGTAACCGAGAGCTATGGTTCCGAGGATCGCTGCACTCGAACGTGATGGAAGAAGCGTAcaacatgttcgatttgtgtGAGCTGGTCGATCATGTCACACTGGATCCCAGCACGACCGATTCGCTGGAAAATTCACACGCTCCGTTGTATGATAGACCAAGTATGTTAAAGACAGGAAATGGCTAT AACACAACGACACAGTACTGGATTGACGAGGGATGCACGGCAAAGAAGCTGCTGCTTGGAATCGGTTTACACGGCATCAGCAGAGTCTACTCCCCCAGTTTAGTACGGTATGTTCGCGGCAGAATCAATTTATTAGACCATGTTGGTACCCATCTAGAGCAACGTGAG CTCTGCAAAACGATACGGGCAGCAGGATGGACCTATGGATGGGATGAGTATGGTGCCATGCCATACGTGACCAGAGCGCTACCGGATGCAAAAGCAGAGCGCATCAGCTACGAAGATTTGAACTCGTTGCGACTCAAGATGGATATGGTGGAGCAGAAGCGATTCGGTGGCATTTACATCGATTATGTGCACTCGGACGACATCTATGGTAGCTGTGGCCAACCGTACTCCCTGACGGCGTATCTGTCGAGTCGGATTCGCTCCATTCCGTCTGAAATTGGGTTTGCCATCGAGTGGAACTGA
- the LOC1275416 gene encoding serine/threonine-protein phosphatase 6 regulatory ankyrin repeat subunit C isoform X3 — MVDGFPSSVCNSSVLADYEPGLPLGWLGKVVQQLHGYVEAVCYCLALGMMRSGMSGTKGWKIKRLILNAYEEEAHAKEEAFFKFFQKLLLEDENFVGQLQPQEQQGSRQQTAVHLVASRQTGTATAILRALLTAAGKDIRTKTDGKGKIPLLLAVEAGNQSMCRELLSSQTADQLKATTTNGDTALHLAARRKDVEMARILIDYGANVDVQNGEGQTALHIAAAEGDEAMVKYFYTVRASAAITDFQDRTPMHLAAENGHASIIEILVDKYRASIYERTKDGSTLMHIASLNGHAECATTLFRKGVYLHMPNKGGARSIHTAAKYGHVGIISTLLNKGEKVDVPTNDHYTALHIAVQSAKPAVVETLLGFGAEVHVRGGRLRETPLHIAARVKDGDRCALMLLKSGAGANKTTDDGQTPVHVAAKNGNVLTLDLLLEDNGDPLIKSNVGETPLHLGARNCHPQIVKHLIDFVLMKHGKEVLRNYLNFTNEDGATALHYACQVVKEEVKKPNGDRDIVRMLLESGADVALSTKSTQETCFHAVAVAGNNDVLTEMISHMSATDIQKAMNRQSSVGWTPLLIACNRGHMDLVNNLLANHARVDVFDNEGRSALHLAAEHGYLQVCDALITNKAFINSKSRVGRTALHLAAMNGYSELVKFLIRDHNAVVDILTLRKQTPLHLAAASGQMNVCKLLLELGANIDATDDVGQKPIHVAAQNNYSEVAKLFLQQHPNLVMATSKDGNTCAHIAAMQGSVKVIEELMKFDRNGVISTRNKLTDSTPLQLAAEGGHADVVKVLVRAGASCTDENKSGFTAVHLAAKNGHGQVLEVMRSTNSLRVSSKKLGLTPLHVAAYYGQADTVRELLINVPATVKSDSPSGTSLVPELGNESGLTPLHLAAYSGNENVVRLLLNSAGVQVDAATTENGYNPLHLACFGGHVPIVGLLLSRSAELLHSVDRHGKTGLHIAAMHGHYQMVEVLLGQGSEINATDKNGWTPLHCTAKAGHLDVVKLLVEAGGSPKSETNYGCAPIWFAASEGHNDVLKYLMHKEHDTYALMEDKRFVYNLMIVSKNHNNKPIEEFVLVSPAPVDTAAKLSNIFMVLSTKEKERAKDLIAAGKQCETMATELLALAAGADSAGRILTATDRRNMEFLDVLIENEQKEVIAHTVVQRYLQELWRGTLNWTAWRIMLLFVGFIVCPPVWIIFTLPLGHNFYKVPIIKFMSYLTSHIYLMIHLMIVGITPIYPVVRPSLLPYWYEWGLLVWLSGLLLFELTNPSDKSGLGSIKVLVLLFGIIGVGVHVSGMLYVNKTYWPTLMYCRNQFFALSFLLACVQILDFLSFHHLFGPWAIIIGDLLKDLARFLAVLAIFVFGFSMHIVALNQSFHNFSVDEIRRLPRTVASAAYFSDVRMNPILSFELLFFAVFGQTTTDQTQIDKMTPNTTRTQPYWTEYLFKIVFGIYMLVSVVVLINLLIAMMSDTYQRIQAQSDIEWKYGLSKLIRNMHRTSTAPSPMNLVTTWFVWIVEKVRARIVKKKRPSLVQMMNLHRGQQSPRTKAGAKWLSKVKKGQVAPKDSTALSVMHLSPLGSQVSFTTVNTTRIENVADWEAISKKYRALVGHDSEDGGSMKDSEGDNHSTNNGPGGGGGGNDQMGNNVNANKV, encoded by the exons CCCTCCTCCGTGTGCAACTCGTCGGTGCTAGCAGATTATGAGCCCGGGCTGCCGCTCGGGTGGCTCGGGAAGgtggtgcagcagctgcacggCTATGTTGAAGCGGTCTGTTACTGCTTAGCGTTGGGAATGATGCGCTCCGGCATGTCGGGTACGAAGGGGTGGAAGATCAAG AGACTGATACTGAATGCCTACGAAGAGGAGGCGCACGCCAAAGAGGAAGCCTTCTTCAAATTCTTCCAGAAGCTTCTGCTCGAGGATGAAAATTTCGTTGGCCAGCTGCAACCGCAGGAGCAGCAGGGG TCGCGGCAGCAAACGGCCGTACATTTGGTAGCTAGCAGACAGACCGGAACGGCGACGGCAATTTTACGCGCGCTGCTAACGGCGGCCGGTAAGGACATACGAACAAAGACTGATGGT AAAGGCAAGATCCCGCTCCTGCTCGCCGTCGAGGCGGGCAACCAGTCGATGTGCCGGGAGTTGCTCTCGTCCCAGACGGCGGACCAGCTGAAG GCCACCACTACCAATGGCGACACGGCACTGCATTTGGCCGCGCGGCGGAAGGACGTCGAGATGGCCCGCATCCTCATCGACTACGGGGCGAATGTGGACGTGCAGAATGGCGAGGGCCAGACGGCGCTCCACATTGCGGCGGCCGAGGGCGATGAGGCGATGGTGAAGTACTTCTACACCGTGCGAGCCTCGGCAGCGATCACTGATTTTCAAG ATCGTACACCGATGCATCTGGCAGCTGAAAATGGACATGCGTCAATCATTGAAATACTGGTCGACAAGTATCGGGCCAGCATCTACGAACGAACCAAGGACGGCAGCACACTGATGCATATCGCCTCACTGAACGGTCATGCCGAGTGTGCGACGACGTTGTTTCGCAAGGGTGTCTATCTTCATATGCCAAACAAGGGAGGTGCACGGAGTATCCACACCGCGGCCAAGTACGGCCACGTGGGTATTATCAGTACGCTGCTGAACAAGGGCGAAAAGGTGGACGTCCCAACGAAT GATCACTACACTGCCTTACACATTGCTGTTCAATCGGCCAAACCGGCCGTGGTGGAGACGCTGCTCGGCTTCGGTGCCGAGGTGCACGTCCGCGGCGGCCGGTTACGGGAGACGCCGCTGCACATAGCGGCCCGGGTGAAGGACGGCGACCGGTGCGCGCTGATGCTGCTAAAGTCTGGTGCAGGTGCCAACAAAACGACCGACGACGGTCAAACGCCGGTCCACGTGGCGGCGAAGAACGGAAACGTGCTAACGCTCGACCTGCTGCTGGAAGACAATGGCGATCCGCTGATCAAATCGAAT GTTGGTGAAACGCCCCTTCATCTCGGTGCACGCAACTGCCACCCGCAGATAGTGAAGCATCTGATCGACTTTGTGCTGATGAAGCACGGGAAGGAGGTGCTGCGGAACTATCTCAACTTCACCAATGAGGACGGTGCGACGGCCCTCCACTACGCCTGCCAGGTCGTGAAGGAGGAGGTGAAAAAGCCGAACGGCGACCGGGACATCGTGCGGATGCTGCTGGAGAGCGGTGCGGACGTGGCGCTCAGCACCAAGTCGACGCAGGAAACGTGCTTCCATGCGGTGGCCGTCGCCGGCAACAACGATGTGCTGACCGAGATGATCAGCCACATGTCGGCGACGGACATCCAGAAGGCGATGAACCGGCAGTCGTCGGTCGGGTGGACCCCGCTGCTGATCGCGTGCAACCGGGGGCACATGGATCTGGTGAACAATCTGCTCGCGAACCACGCACGCGTGGACGTGTTCGATAATGAGGGCCGGTCGGCCCTACATCTAGCCGCCGAGCACGGCTACCTGCAGGTGTGCGATGCGCTCATCACGAACAAAGCGTTCATCAACTCGAAGTCACGAGTCGGGCGAACGGCGCTACATCTCGCAGCAATGAACGGGTACTCGGAGCTGGTGAAGTTCCTGATCCGCGACCACAACGCGGTGGTCGACATCCTGACGCTGCGGAAGCAGACGCCGCTCCATCTCGCGGCGGCCAGTGGACAGATGAACGTGtgcaagctgctgctggaactCGGTGCCAACATCGACGCGACCGACGACGTCGGCCAGAAGCCGATCCACGTGGCGGCCCAGAACAACTACTCCGAAGTGGCCAAGCTgttcctgcagcagcacccgAACCTGGTGATGGCGACGAGCAAGGACGGCAATACCTGCGCGCACATCGCCGCGATGCAGGGCTCCGTCAAGGTGATCGAGGAGCTGATGAAGTTCGACCGGAACGGCGTGATCTCGACGCGCAACAAGCTGACCGACTCGACGCCGCTGCAGCTGGCGGCCGAGGGCGGCCATGCGGACGTGGTGAAGGTGCTGGTACGGGCCGGCGCGTCCTGCACGGACGAGAACAAGTCCGGCTTTACCGCGGTGCACCTGGCGGCGAAGAACGGGCACGGCCAGGTGCTGGAGGTCATGCGCAGCACTAATTCGCTAAGGGTGTCCAGTAAAAAATTGGGTTTAACGCCACTGCATGTGGCCGCGTACTACGGGCAAGCAGACACGGTGCGTGAGCTGCTGATCAATGTACCTGCGACGGTTAAATCCGATTCTCCATCTGGCACATCATTAGTACCTGAATTAGGGAACGAGTCCGGGTTGACGCCGCTCCATCTGGCGGCGTACTCCGGCAACGAGAACGTCGTCCGGCTGCTGCTCAACTCGGCCGGCGTTCAGGTCGATGCTGCAACGACAGAAAAC GGTTACAATCCACTGCATTTAGCGTGTTTCGGCGGGCACGTCCCGATCGTGGGGCTGCTGCTCAGCCGTTCGGCCGAACTTCTGCACAGTGTGGACCGGCACGGCAAGACCGGCCTGCACATCGCAGCTATGCACGGTCACTACCAGATGGTGGAGGTCCTGCTCGGCCAGGGTTCGGAGATTAACGCGACGGACAAGAATGGCTGGACGCCGCTGCACTGCACTGCCAAGGCGGGCCACCTGGATGTCGTGAAGCTGCTGGTGGAGGCCGGCGGATCACCGAAGTCGGAGACGAACTACGGCTGCGCGCCGATCTGGTTCGCCGCCTCCGAAGGTCACAACGATGTGCTGAAGTACCTGATGCACAAGGAGCACGACACGTACGCGCTGATGGAGGACAAGCGCTTCGTGTACAATCTGATGATCGTGTCGAagaaccacaacaacaaaccgaTCGAAGAGTTTGTGCTGGTGTCCCCGGCGCCCGTCGACACGGCGGCGAAGCTGTCGAACATCTTTATGGTGCTCTCAACCAAG GAAAAGGAACGCGCGAAGGATCTGATCGCGGCCGGTAAGCAGTGTGAAACGATGGCTACCGAGCTGCTGGCGCTGGCCGCCGGTGCAGACTCGGCAGGTCGTATTCTCACGGCTACCGACCGGCGCAACATGGAGTTCCTGGACGTGCTGATCGAGAACGAGCAGAAGGAGGTGATCGCCCACACGGTGGTGCAGCGCTATCTGCAG GAGCTCTGGCGAGGCACGCTCAACTGGACGGCGTGGCGCATCATGCTGCTGTTCGTAGGCTTCATCGTCTGTCCGCCGGTGTGGATCATCTTTACTCTGCCGCTCGGGCACAACTTCTACAAGGTGCCGATCATCAAGTTCATGTCCTATCTCACCTCCCACATCTACCTGATGATACACCTGATGATCGTCGGCATCACACCGATCTATCCGGTGGTGCGGCCGAGCCTGCTGCCCTACTGGTACGAGTGGGGCCTGCTGGTGTGGCTGagcgggctgctgctgttcgagcTGACCAACCCGAGCGACAAGTCCGGTCTGGGTAGTATCAAAGTATTAGTGTTACTGTTCGGTATTATAGGTGTGGGCGTGCACGTGTCCGGCATGCTGTACGTGAACAAAACCTACTGGCCAACGCTGATGTACTGCCGGAATCAGTTTTTCGCCCTCTCGTTTCTGCTCGCCTGCGTGCAGATACTGGACTTTCTCTCCTTTCACCATCTGTTCGGCCCGTGGGCCATCATTATCGGCGATCTGCTGAAGGATCTTGCCCGGTTTCTTGCCGTGCTGGCGATCTTCGTGTTCGGCTTTTCGATGCATATCGTCGCGCTGAATCAATCATTTCACAATTTCAGCGTCGACGAAATACGGCGGCTGCCCCGCACGGTCGCGTCGGCTGCGTACTTCAGCGACG TGCGCATGAATCCCATACTGTCATTTGAGCTGCTCTTTTTCGCTGTATTTGGTCAAACTACCACCGATCAAACACAAATTGATAAAATGACACCGAATACGACCCGAACGCAACCCTATTGGACTGAGTACTtgtttaaaattgtatttgGCATTTACATGTTGGTATCAGTTGTTGTACTTATCAATCTGCTCATTGCTATGATGTCTGATACGTATCAgagaattcag GCACAATCGGACATTGAGTGGAAGTACGGTCTGTCCAAACTGATCCGCAACATGCATCGAACGTCGACGGCACCGTCGCCCATGAATCTCGTCACCACCTGGTTCGTGTGGATCGTGGAGAAAGTGCGG GCACGTATAGTGAAGAAGAAACGACCGTCGCTGGTGCAGATGATGAATCTACACCGTGGGCAGCAGAGTCCACGCACCAAAGCCGGCGCCAAATGGTTGTCGAAAGTGAAGAAAGGTCAGGTGGCTCCTAAAG ACTCGACAGCGCTTTCCGTTATGCATCTGTCTCCTCTTGGCTCGCAAGTCAGTTTCACCACTGTCAATACGACCCGAATCGAGAACGTTGCCGACTGGGAAGCGATCTCGAAGAAGTACCGCGCACTGGTCGGCCACGACTCGGAGGACGGCGGCTCGATGAAGGACTCCGAGGGCGATAACCACTCAACCAACAATGGgcccggcggtggcggcggcggcaacgATCAGATGGGTAACAATGTGAACGCCAACAAGGTGTAA